The window taaggaaaaaaggagggccgtgttcatcggtgcctcccctggggcaggaatggagggcccgagatggcgctcagagccaaggccgaggcagctgggcagcctgcctgggtcctacgtaggaaggagatgtcaccaagacaccctccagcctgctctggccctctgctcattatgggctgcggccttcacggtgggcagtgatgtgtgcttgattccagaggatgccatgggccgagtttctgcagcttgtcagctgcataggactcttacgagccttggagagagacccgaggggtggaaatctgtcagtgcctctttgcttgcagctggaaacacctggggcttaagtagtgcttcagggacaaccgtatcaaaggtgctctagaaggctgtccaagagcttctgagcgtaggttgcctggcacacataagtcatgcatatttatttgccagaagagctgctcggttaaaaggccagcagtgttacctgatatctgcagcaaccaagacatttgtgtgtgtcccgtggcggtgcctgatggtgtccgaggacaaggcagagggagctcaggggctctggatgactgcttgagggatctggggcgcatgtggtattttcttcccccacgtgcagtgagccagacccaggaaggctctagaggtgaataggcggcagcccggtgttcccagcaacagtgtgggagtttgaccgtgggttactctacaggacagcaggcctgatggtggcacatgggctacatctgcctgaaagggaaaaaggctcttggctccagagttagcagggctccttgagagagctttaagtagcattggaagtggaaaagggagtaaaccaggctgacgggggagatgcgtcagcactgcacagccatgtttaggtgacagtggaggatggaagcagtgctgccatcaaaggtcatgaaagtgtagcagaagtcatgggaaaagcaggtttttgccacaattctttcagacaaaaatactgccaaagaaacactcttgaatttgggctttttacagcagccttcatccaggtcttcttctagggaatttctgaggaataagacatgagtgcctctgcattcccatgcacaatgctgcctccaaaatactccagcccttctccatttggctccttccattcctgtgcagaagaaggaaattcagtagaggggaggtgcaggaattcacaggcaacgtgggcgtacattggggccttcacagccatcactttgttctgaggtcacagagctctgtttgatgtcaggttccagagccccactgtgctcttcagtgctcgctctgggcaacactgcagcagcagcagcagcagcagcagcagcagcagcagcagcagcagcagcagcagcagcagagtgttgctagcaggggggatcatggtcctgagccgctacctcctgctgctctttctcgtggccctgccagcccagaatgcccagagtgctccagcagctgggcagggagcaggtaggcaggcaggggccagcacacagccctggctggcagcagcggggccgggagcagggatggctgagccaggaaggcagcacggggcaggcagaggggcagaggctccaggggaggtgtgaggggctgcagctgctttagggtgcagcatggagagagcttcctaaggagcaaggatgtggggagggtcgggtcaggcccggaagctcagcaccagttctccatcactcagcagtggctgtccgtccctccgctctgggtgtccagccttctggcccggctccagggctgacccgcacacagatcatgtgggcacgccacggcttttcccttcatgtgggagctgccagctcagtgtcccaagggcagccagacccccctgcagctgtgaggatgcagacctgcttgagcgtgccctagcagtgccttccacatccaggccttgaggtgtgcccatcagggcagtgcacgtgatggtaacttcttgtgggtgtttggttgtagttgtggacacagagagtgctctttcaggccctgagcgaggggcagataccgtgctgactccgagctggtacctcaagcgtgagtagtcagtctgtcctgccttcacaaaaaggagcgccccttttccctgttttattcacgagaaaaataccgtcataggttaacgtgcttttgtaaatctaacaatagggatgaacgatgacaaggttcctgaagagttccctgaaggattgccggatgttccagaggagctcctggcagccttgcatgaagccccatctggttagtatatcccactctgttaaccctggcagccgggaagctgagcttttgcttcctgtaggcatgtgctgtatcctggacaggcagaagcactcagtcagagtcctgctgcaggcccactccatttcacagctcctgcagggagccctagagatggtccagcacagcctccgctcgcagctgttcttccagatgactgccaggggcttctccagctgctgctgcagttgcagcattcctggccagggctgctctgtgcagacattggcatccagatgttgggcaaaggccagtgctgaatttgggttcgccacacgctcagcacagcatggaggcagcaatgacatcagagcaagccttggctgccccttgcgaagctcaggctcagggacgggttgaagctggagtccaagggtgagggggaacctgaaggtactccttctgtgggtcatttggttaagtcttggctggtttgggtctgcacttcttgttgcactgcagaaaatccagctgtcgattcctcctgtcttgggggggacagcggcctcgtcagcgccgcttgccggaatgcccaggccatggtaccgtgcttgtgctgaggggcagtggcttctgcttaatgtgtgcaatgttttgtttttctgaagagacagattctgagactgtgccggagaccttagctgtggaagaaagtgacagtgtgccaggctcacatgaaaaaagagaaccaacagaggacaccaggacacttgctgagcctgaggaatattcaggtgagtgcttgctagatgctgtcttgggcaaagagcagcatttctgctgtatccctgcagtgctctccatgggtgaattgcaggtgcccagcacgcagcccgggcctgcagcccggaggagtagatggggcagtgctgctccctggcacacactgggctcttgtgcatgagagcttgatgggatccctcttggtccctgatgctaagacaccagagccagaggaagccatctctgaagacaacatcagatgtcagttctgatccactagcagtgccagtccttgggcagctgaagcacactgtggggttatgcctagtgcagagcacaaacgctgactcttgcattgtctcttctcctgccagggtcatccggtgggcaaaaagcccagactgctggacactgtgacccgagcaagtactacatcctagtagggacagtagcagcctcagctttgcttctgcttggggcagtgtctggctatctagtcatgcatcagctgctgaagagagacaggtgagttattaattgctgccattggcaaggaagtctttgcagcatgcaggagcgcccaggcggctcctagcagggctctgaggaaactgtgctccaaattcctatctgtgaggagtcttcttggaaatctgtttctacaggaggagccaggaggacaaagaggcaacaggacaggactgggactcttcctgggaaagctgtggtcagcctagaggtgaaccacagtcaggagaaggagcaggaagcagcgagagagcccaaggcaacgggttcagggacagctgccgcctgtttcctgagctctttgcagcagagctcgcccagctgcacaagaacatgagcgcagacccgtcacctctgcccacctgctccttctgtgctctggctgacaacacctcttcacgggaccactggatttccctggagtcacctcagcccacagcatcctcttggccctcctaccaatacctgcaggactactatctgttagaggatgaagattagtgatagtgatagatggttagtgatagtgatagccataaatagtgatagtggtagtgattcttttagtgatagtgatagggacacttgatattagagggtggtggttgttttaatgatagtgatagttaatattagaggatagtgatggttttaatgatagcgttagttaatattaggggatagtgattgtttcaatgatagcgttacttgatattagaggagggtgattgtattagtgatagtgatagtcatagatagtgatagtggtagtgattcttttagtgatagtgatagggatacttgatattagagggtggtggttgttttaatgatagtgatagttaatattagaggatagtgattgttttaatgatagcgttatttgatattagaggacaatgattgtattagcgatagtgatagttaatattggaggatggtgattgtttttgtgatagtggtacatttagtgatagtgatacttggtattagcagacaattattgttttcttgatcttgataaataaatatttttccaaaagcagtaagttcttgcctggtgtggctgtttctgttggggtagaatgcacagagctgggagcagggctggggctgtgacaggagctctgagaaacttgcactgcagtgcaggagctgcttgtgccacctcagcctgctttcccagcagtggccgttcacaaagctttcctgcaccagcacggggacacgctggctagcagtgacatgcagaaacttctctgggagctcatttgggatgctgccctgaatcaggaaggtctgggcagagagggaaagatgttctgcgagggatggctgtccagcagtgagcacatcaagagacccaaggtggtgacttaggtcgtggcagtccctccccgaagagcttcaagagaggagcatcaaggagcagaaagctggagccgggctgtgtgagaggggaaggaatgtcctatcaatcacaggagccttcttaaaaattagatggataacagcgactataattataataaaaattacagtcttgtttcacgcagtatgggaaaaaagcccagagctggaatagaacagagaacttttgtggaggattttgtgaacagctagctagttgacaaaggtcacactgatataataccgttagttaagcaagaaggagatgaggataggagtcagcggacagtgtccaaacctggcaagggcactgagcccttggtgccacatcaggatgggggagaggatggttagttagaaatatgaagaaaagatgtggacagctgcaacatagtagccacaagaatgctaaggtaggtgtagttagctgataagtaactaaccaataatgagctcaccttttgcaatatgtattggcctcattaacaccaatataaatgtatgtgcctaccaataaagttttgagatttgctgatcactcatattgagtgccgcatttcttccgccgattaccacaaacgttgatgtgatcttttgcttgagcgagtgtggcagatgcaggctcatttattcctgtttttggacttgacttaacttttagttcagggagattaagactcaggcaatatagatgggggtatttcctgctggatttctcaagtgatggaatgtaggaaggccttccaggtggaaagaagtgacggagtgcctgtctcagatgaagaaagcgaggcactgcaagaaaccagcatgccagggaactgctgtcctgggctcacgagtccgactgacggtggtcctgcaggcctttgcccatgcctgctccagctgggccatctgcagccaaagctggaggtgtgagtgcagcaaagctgctgtccaaggaacgcagcacagctgctgttgaggctgactgttgcctgcagtgtgtggggaggatattgccggcagcaattgcccgagagatgcttgaaggcatctctggacagtgggcttttgggggggtccttctacttcttgctcgggcggtaaagactgtcccaagacaatgctcttccctttgaagtgatgaagaggaaccactgagctcctcacccttgttcctctcctctgctctccacagcagctccagctgcgcctctgcgctgtctctcatgggcctctctgagatagcagcagctctgagatagccacctcctgagagggcagcccaaggctctgttcagaagagagctgtgcctcaagccttgaagcaagcctcacaaactcttctcatatagacacccacacttgcagccttccagatgcacaactgagagctgtgggacatatgcacgctcatgccctgcagtgccctttctgaaatgcctcggctgcttctgagggagctgacatgccactgcagcagcaaaagagctctggattcaatggggtccggcaaaaagcgtgcctggcatttgccttgtgtgttgctctgtccagtggccagtgccttggtttgccacctcatccctgctctctgccactggggccgggaggggcgggcccggggctgtggggctgtgccggccccgcttcccgggccgcagctccagctgccgccgctgcctgggagcggccccgctccggcgcgagggccgaggcgccggtgtcgggccccattggccgctgtcgtgtcgccgcaggagagctccccgccgtgtcccggctgcagagagcggctgccggggcggttcgcctgggagtctgaagcgagcatggcccaggcagcggagccgagaaatagagaccgaagagacaggggcaggaagcagaatggagagacaaggggagcaaaagagggccagggaacggggctggagctgcgggaaggggcagcagggacagaggaagagacgcagaatgagcaggagggagcaggagagagcgaacgctgggctggggcgggatggagactgttgaagaagctttgcagggacaacaaaatagagagcgagtggcaaagaacagggctatagcgggcaagcaagggactggcaattggctagagcaacacacaaggagaagcccaggggcagtttttgtatgcactccagtaaaccccgaggtgttttcctgctgcagtggtcgctgccagccagcggcagcagctggggctgaggcccggcaagcggggccggcacagccccgcagccccgtgcccgcccctcagggccccgtgcacaatggcggcagcaggggacgaggaggccgcgggctgcgggcagcgctgccgccccgccgggccacacgccgcgggcggcttcagcagcagcacaggagctctggggacactggtgccgcagctggtgacgggccgccgagcagcacagtggcgcggagggcggtaagggagagcctgggcgtgtggccccttaaggaaaaaaggagggccgtgttcatcggtgcctcccctggggcaggaatggagggcccgagatggcgctcagagccaaggccgaggcagctgggcagcctgcctgggtcctacgtaggaaggagatgtcaccaagacaccctccagcctgctctggccctctgctcattatgggctgcggccttcacggtgggcagtgatgtgtgcttgattccagaggatgccatgggccgagtttctgcagcttgtcagctgcataggactcttacgagccttggagagagacccgaggggtggaaatctgtcagtgcctctttgcttgcagctggaaacacctggggcttaagtggtgcttcagggacaaccgtaccaaaggtgctctagaaggctgtccaagagcttctgagcgtaggttgcctggcacacataagtcatgcacatttatttgccagaagagctgctcggctaaaaggccagcagtgttacctgatatctgcagcaaccaagacatttgtgtgtgtcccatggcggtgcctgatggtgtccgaggacaaggcagagggagctcaggggctctggatgactgcttgagggatctggggcgcatgtggtattttcttcccccacgtgcagtgagccagacccaggaaggctctagaggtgaataggcggcagcccggtgttcccagcaacagtgtgggagtttgaccgtgggttactctacaggacagcaggcctgatggtggcacatgggctacatctgcctgaaagggaaaaaggctcttggctccagagttagcagggctccttgagagagctttaagtagcattggaagtggaaaagggagtaaaccaggctgacgggggagatgcgtcagcactgcacagccatgtttgggtgacagtggaggatggaagcagtgctgccatcaaaggtcatgaaagtgtagcagaagtcatgggaaaagcaggtttttgccacaattctttcagacaaaaatactaccaaagaaacactcttgaatttggctttttacagcagccttcatccaggtcttcttctagggaatttctgaggaataagacatgagtgcctctgcattcccatgcacaatgctgcctccaaaatactccagcccttctccatttggctccttccattcctgtgcagaagaaggaaattcagtagaggggaggtgcaggaattcacaggcaacgtgggcgtacattggggccttcacagccatcactttgttctgaggtcacagagctctgtttgatgtcaggttccagagccccactgtgctcttcagtgctcgctctgggcaacactgcagcagcagcagcagcagcagcagagtgttgctagcaggggggatcatggtcctgagccgctacctcctgctgctctttctcgtggccctgccagcccagaatgcccagagtgctccagcagctgggcagggagcaggtaggcaggcaggggccagcacacagccctggctggcagcagcggggccgggagcagggatggctgagccaggaaggcagcacggggcaggcagaggggcagaggctccaggggaggtgtgaggggctgcagctgctttagggtgcagcatggagagagcttcctaaggagcaaggatgtggggagggtcgggtcaggcccggaagctcagcaccagttctccatcactcagcagtggctgtccgtccctccgctctgggtgtccagccttctggcccggctccagggctgacccgcacacagatcatgtgggcacgccacggcttttcccttcatgtgggagctgccagctcagtgtcccaagggcagccagacccccctgcagctgtgaggatgcagacctgcttgagcgtgccctagcagtgccttccacatccaggccttgaggtgtgcccatcagggcagtgcacgtgatggtaacttcttgtgggtgtttggttgtagttgtggacacagagagtgctctttcaggccctgagcgaggggcagataccgtgctgactccgagctggtacctcaagcgtgagtagtcagtctgtcctgccttcacaaaaaggagcgccccttttccctgttttattcacgagaaaaataccgtcataggttaacgtgcttttgtaaatctaacaatagggatgaacgatgacaaggttcctgaagagttccctgaaggattgccggatgttccagaggagctcctggcagccttgcatgaagccccatctggttagtatatcccactctgtta of the Passer domesticus isolate bPasDom1 chromosome 9, bPasDom1.hap1, whole genome shotgun sequence genome contains:
- the LOC135307240 gene encoding uncharacterized protein LOC135307240; the encoded protein is MVTSCGCLVVVVDTESALSGPERGADTVLTPSWYLKRMNDDKVPEEFPEGLPDVPEELLAALHEAPSETDSETVPETLAVEESDSVPGSHEKREPTEDTRTLAEPEEYSGSSGGQKAQTAGHCDPSKYYILVGTVAASALLLLGAVSGYLVMHQLLKRDRRSQEDKEATGQDWDSSWESCGQPRGEPQSGEGAGSSERAQGNGFRDSCRLFPELFAAELAQLHKNMSADPSPLPTCSFCALADNTSSRDHWISLESPQPTASSWPSYQYLQDYYLLEDED